The sequence GGCCATAACCGGCATCGCAGCGATGGGCGGGTTAACCGGCCAAGCATTTGCAGCTGGTGCGCCGACCAGTAAGCCGGATGCAGCCCCGTTGGACAATGAACTAGAGAAGTACCCACGCTGCGTTATTTGCAATATGGACCGCAGCAAGTTCCACTTTTCCCGTCATCTGCTGCACTATGCTGATGAGCATGCTGAAGGCACCTGCTCGATCAACTGTACCAGCGAGGTCATGTTGCGTGAGCGTAAGCGTGGTTTTAAAGCGATTTACGCTGCTGATTTTGGCGTTGTGGCTGAGCCCAAGCCGCTGGTCGAGGCCTCTGCTGCCACTTATTTGATTGGTTCCAGCCTGCGTGCGGTGATGAGTCCGGTCAGCAAATATGCTTTTGCTCAGCGTTCTGCGGCAGAGGCGGCTATGTCTGATGCTGGCGGCCAGTTGGCCAGTTTTGAACAGGCTGTAGCTGCCTCGTTGCAAGACTATGCCAAGATGGTTACTCAGAAATACGCCCAAGATCGCCAATCCTAAGCAGATCGGACATACAGTACCTGCAGCCTAATTCATTCGACTTAGGCTGCTTTGCCATTGACTGATTAGCGCAGTTGCTTGCTATGAATCTTGGATGAGAGCATTAAACTCTGCAACAGGAACAGGGCGGCTAAAATAAAACCCTTGATAAGCGTCGCAGCCAAGTGCTTTAAGAATTTCAAAGTGTGCTTTTTTTTCAATGCCTTCGGCTACAACATTAAGGCTAAAGTTTTTACCTAGATCAATAATAGACTTAACCATAATTAAATCCATTTTATCGTCTGGTAGGTCGTGGATAAATGAGAGGTCAATTTTGAGTTCATCAATGGGTAAGTGCTTTAAATAGCCCAATGATGAATAACCTGTTCCAAAATCATCCAAGGAAAATGATAATCCGAAATCAACTAACGCATTCAGTTTTTTAACAATTTCACTTATATCGCCTAATAAAATAGATTCTGTTATTTCTAATTTTAATTTAGATAAATTAATAGCTGATTCAGAAATAATTTTTTTTATATTTTCAACAAAGTCTTTCTGCCAGATTTGTTTAGCGCTGATATTAATAGATAAATATAGATGTTGATATCGAGGATCAGATTGCCATTCTTTTAGTTGCCGGCACGCTTCAGTGAGTACCCAGTCACCAATGGACACTATAAGATTGGATTCTTCAGCTACCGCAATAAAGTCACTTGGGCTAATTAAACCGAGTTCTGGGTGCTTCCAACGAATTAAAGCCTCAGCAGACACCAAGTGTCGGTTTGAATCGTATTGAGGTTGGTAATGCAAGATAAAGCCGCCGTGCTTTAAAGTATGGCGTAACTCTTTGTGTAAGCGAGTGGTGTAATCCAGCTTTTGCTGCATCATTGGGTCAAATATCACACAATCATCACGGCCTTTCTTTTTAGCCTGATACAGTGCCATATCTGCCAGTTGCAATAATTCAGTGGTTGTTTTCACGTCTCGATCAAAAATAGTAATGCCGATACTGGCTGTGATGGTGTACTCGATCTTAGGGCTGGTAATTCTCGGTGTTAGACTGATTTTTTCAGCGATGGTCTCGCGAATACGATGTGCAATATGTTTTGCTTTAATGGCAGCTTTGATTCGATCAGCATTTAGGTCATTAAGCACGATGACAAATTCATCGCCGCCAAACCTTGCAACTGTGTCATCTTTGCGCATAAGTGAATTAATACGCTCTGCGACGATTACTAATAAGTCATCACCGGTTTGGTGTCCGTATGAGTCATTTAGGGTTTTGAAGTGATCTAAGTCTAAAAACAGTACAGCGCCACATTGACCAGAGCGTTTACTGTGTTCAATTGCAATATTTAATCTGTCGTTTAACAGTGCGCGGTTGGGAAGTTTAGTTAATGAGTCATAGAAAGCCATTGACTCAATTTTGAGCTGGTTGATTTTTTGCTCAGTAATATCTTGCATAATGCCAACCAATAACATTGGCTTGCCTTGCTCATCAAACTCAACAACCTGTCCTCGATCCCAAATCCATATAATTGTGCCGTCTGGGCGTTGGAATCTAAATTCAATATTGTAAGGTGTATTGTTTTCCATTAAAGATTTGAGGGCATTTAAAACATATGCTCGGTCCTCTTCGACAAGACAGCTTTTAAACTCTTCAAATGATTTTTTTGAATGCTTAACGCCGGTAATTTCCTCCCAGCGTTTGTTTTGAAACACTTCGTTGGTTTGTATATTCCAATCCCACATGCCTTCGCCAGAGACATCCAGCACATATTTCAAACGCTTAGCGTTAAATTCTGCTAAGTTTTTAAGCTCAGTTATTTCGGTAATGTCGCGGGCAATAACAGCGATATGCAGCTCGCCAAGCTTGTTTTTGAATGGGGTTTTTATGGAGTGAAAGTAACGAATTTCACCTGTGTTTTTATCTGTCGACTCTTCATAAACCATGTCAGGTTCAAAGCGCCGCATAATAGATTGGATGTTTTCTTTGAAAAACTGGCCTTGTTTTTTATTGCCGGTGAAATAAGAGTCTTCTTTGCCAATCATTTCTGCTGGCGTCGTGCCATAGAGTTTAGCAGCATAGTTGTTTACAAATACAAAGTTGCCTTCCCAGTTTTTAGCCACGATTGGCTCTTGAATCGCATTGACAATATCGAGCAATAATCTGTTTTTTTCTTTTTCTCTATCCAGTTCTAATCGAAGTGAATCATCCATGGGCGCCCCAAGCTGGTCCTAAATGATTGTGAAATTAAACGAAGACGCCCCGGTTGTCTATAACCCTCTGTAAATCTATGCGCATGCGTGCTTTATGCAGGTAAGTGAGTGCTGTCTTTTGTTGATTTTTCCGTTAACAAGCAATCAGTCACAGAGTGATACGGCTTTATAAAGCGCCTTTTTCGTCGTGCCAAGGGTTGTATCTGCTTTAGCTTTTCTGCCAGTCAAAGTCAGCGCTGTTAGCGCTATAGGCATATATTCGAGTAAGGCAGTACGACTTATGTCGCATTAGTCTCGGCGGCATATCGTCTAAAAATACTTGTTCGCCGTTAAATGATGGGATAATCTTCAAGCTGGTCGGACCGGTTAGACCAGTTGTTCTGGTTGTGTGATCGGCCAATATGATAAACCGTGCGAAAAGCACCTAGAGCATATTACCCATACAAAT comes from Pseudomonas sp. C27(2019) and encodes:
- a CDS encoding nitrous oxide reductase accessory protein NosL, translated to MKRRTLLKGTGLAITGIAAMGGLTGQAFAAGAPTSKPDAAPLDNELEKYPRCVICNMDRSKFHFSRHLLHYADEHAEGTCSINCTSEVMLRERKRGFKAIYAADFGVVAEPKPLVEASAATYLIGSSLRAVMSPVSKYAFAQRSAAEAAMSDAGGQLASFEQAVAASLQDYAKMVTQKYAQDRQS
- a CDS encoding EAL domain-containing protein, encoding MDDSLRLELDREKEKNRLLLDIVNAIQEPIVAKNWEGNFVFVNNYAAKLYGTTPAEMIGKEDSYFTGNKKQGQFFKENIQSIMRRFEPDMVYEESTDKNTGEIRYFHSIKTPFKNKLGELHIAVIARDITEITELKNLAEFNAKRLKYVLDVSGEGMWDWNIQTNEVFQNKRWEEITGVKHSKKSFEEFKSCLVEEDRAYVLNALKSLMENNTPYNIEFRFQRPDGTIIWIWDRGQVVEFDEQGKPMLLVGIMQDITEQKINQLKIESMAFYDSLTKLPNRALLNDRLNIAIEHSKRSGQCGAVLFLDLDHFKTLNDSYGHQTGDDLLVIVAERINSLMRKDDTVARFGGDEFVIVLNDLNADRIKAAIKAKHIAHRIRETIAEKISLTPRITSPKIEYTITASIGITIFDRDVKTTTELLQLADMALYQAKKKGRDDCVIFDPMMQQKLDYTTRLHKELRHTLKHGGFILHYQPQYDSNRHLVSAEALIRWKHPELGLISPSDFIAVAEESNLIVSIGDWVLTEACRQLKEWQSDPRYQHLYLSINISAKQIWQKDFVENIKKIISESAINLSKLKLEITESILLGDISEIVKKLNALVDFGLSFSLDDFGTGYSSLGYLKHLPIDELKIDLSFIHDLPDDKMDLIMVKSIIDLGKNFSLNVVAEGIEKKAHFEILKALGCDAYQGFYFSRPVPVAEFNALIQDS